A single Streptococcus thermophilus DNA region contains:
- the rnpM gene encoding RNase P modulator RnpM, producing the protein MARTRKIPLRKSVVSGEIIDKRDLLRIVKTKDGEIFVDPTGKKNGRGAYIKLDNEEALQAKKKQVFNHSFSMDVPESFYDELIAYVDHKVKRRELGLE; encoded by the coding sequence ATGGCTAGAACACGAAAAATACCTTTACGAAAATCAGTTGTCTCAGGAGAAATCATCGATAAACGTGATTTGCTCCGCATTGTGAAAACTAAAGATGGTGAAATTTTCGTCGATCCAACAGGAAAGAAAAATGGGCGAGGCGCCTACATTAAATTGGATAATGAGGAAGCCCTACAAGCTAAAAAGAAACAAGTTTTCAACCATAGTTTTTCCATGGATGTTCCCGAAAGTTTTTACGATGAACTCATTGCTTATGTGGATCACAAGGTCAAAAGAAGAGAATTAGGTCTTGAATAA
- a CDS encoding YlxQ-related RNA-binding protein yields MNNTEKLSNMLGLAQRAGKLISGEELVIKAVQSGQARLVFLANDAGSNVTKKTTDKCNYYNIEVSTVFNALELSMAIGKPRKTVAVVDAGFSKKMRTLME; encoded by the coding sequence TTGAATAACACAGAAAAATTGTCAAATATGTTGGGACTAGCACAAAGAGCTGGGAAGCTTATTTCTGGTGAAGAACTTGTCATTAAGGCAGTTCAATCAGGGCAGGCGAGACTAGTTTTTCTTGCCAATGATGCTGGTAGTAACGTGACTAAAAAGACGACTGATAAATGTAACTACTATAATATAGAAGTCTCCACAGTGTTTAACGCGCTGGAATTAAGCATGGCTATTGGTAAACCAAGGAAAACGGTTGCTGTAGTAGATGCTGGATTTTCAAAGAAAATGAGGACTCTTATGGAATAA